In Delphinus delphis chromosome 18, mDelDel1.2, whole genome shotgun sequence, the following proteins share a genomic window:
- the POMP gene encoding proteasome maturation protein: MNARGLGSQLKDSIPVTELSASGPFESHDLLRKGFSYVKNELLPSHPLELSEKNFQLNQDKMNFSTLRNIQGLFAPLKLQMEFKAVQQVQRLPFLPSSNLSLDILRGNDETIGFEDILNDPSQSELMGEPHLMVEYKLGLL; the protein is encoded by the exons ATG AATGCCAGAGGACTTGGATCTCAGCTAAAGGACAGTATTCCAGTTACTGAACTTTCAGCAAGTGGACCTTTTGAAAGTCATGATCTTCTTCGAAAAGG tttttcttatgtGAAAAATGAACTTTTGCCCAGTCATCCTCTtgaattatcagaaaaaaat TTCCAGCTCAACCAAGATAAAATGAACTTTTCCACACTGAGAAACATCCAGGGTCTATTTGCTCCATTAAAACTACAAATGGAATTCAAGGCAGTGCAGCAG GTTCAGCgtcttccatttcttccaagcTCAAACCTCTCATTGGATATTTTGAGGGGTAATGATGAGACTATTGGATTTGAAGATATTCTTAATG accCATCACAAAGTGAACTAATGGGAGAACCACATTTGATGGTTGAATATAAGCTCGGTTTACTGTAA